One window of Sinorhizobium numidicum genomic DNA carries:
- the gatB gene encoding Asp-tRNA(Asn)/Glu-tRNA(Gln) amidotransferase subunit GatB, with translation MSIVDVRTPDPKRFIPGATGDWEVIIGMEVHAQVLSNSKLFSGASTEFGNAPNSNVSLVDAAMPGMLPVINEECVKQAVRTGLGLKAQINHRSIFDRKNYFYPDLPQGYQISQYKDPIVGEGKIIISIGPDRQGQFEDVEIGIERLHLEQDAGKSMHDQQPLMSYVDLNRSGVALMEIVSKPDMRSSDEAKAYLTKLRSIVRYLGTCDGNMDEGSMRADVNVSVRRPGEPFGTRCEIKNVNSIRFVGQAIEYEARRQISILEDGGVIDQETRLFDPNKGETRSMRSKEEAHDYRYFPDPDLLPLEFDDAFVEALRADIPELPDDKKERFVRDLGLSVYDASVLVSEKAIADYFEAVAEGRDGKTAANWVINDLLGALNKAGKTIEETPVSPAQLGGIIDLIKAGTISGKLAKDLFEIIWNEGGDPAEIVETRGMKQVTDTGAIEKAVDEIIAANPDQVEKAKAKPSLAGWFVGQVMKATGGKANPQAVQALVKSKLGIEE, from the coding sequence ATGAGCATTGTCGACGTCCGCACACCCGATCCGAAACGCTTCATTCCCGGAGCCACCGGCGACTGGGAAGTCATCATCGGCATGGAGGTCCATGCCCAGGTACTCAGCAATTCGAAGCTGTTCTCGGGAGCGTCGACGGAATTCGGCAACGCACCGAACTCCAATGTATCGCTCGTCGACGCGGCGATGCCCGGCATGCTGCCGGTCATCAACGAGGAATGCGTGAAGCAAGCTGTGCGCACCGGCCTCGGCTTGAAGGCCCAGATCAACCACCGCTCCATCTTCGACCGGAAGAACTATTTCTATCCGGATCTGCCGCAGGGCTATCAAATCTCACAGTACAAGGATCCGATCGTCGGCGAGGGCAAGATCATCATTTCCATCGGCCCGGACCGTCAGGGCCAGTTCGAAGATGTCGAGATCGGCATCGAGCGCTTGCATCTGGAGCAGGATGCCGGCAAATCCATGCATGACCAGCAGCCTTTGATGTCTTACGTCGATCTCAACCGCTCGGGCGTGGCGCTGATGGAAATCGTGTCGAAGCCTGACATGCGGTCGTCGGACGAGGCGAAGGCCTATCTCACCAAGCTGCGCTCGATCGTCCGCTATCTCGGCACCTGCGATGGCAACATGGACGAAGGCTCGATGAGGGCCGACGTCAATGTTTCCGTTCGCCGCCCCGGCGAGCCCTTCGGCACGCGTTGCGAAATCAAGAACGTCAATTCTATTCGTTTCGTCGGCCAGGCGATCGAATACGAAGCGCGCCGCCAGATATCGATCTTGGAGGACGGCGGCGTAATCGATCAGGAAACCCGGCTCTTCGATCCGAACAAGGGCGAGACCCGTTCCATGCGCTCGAAGGAGGAGGCGCACGACTATCGCTATTTCCCGGATCCGGACCTGTTGCCGCTCGAGTTCGACGACGCTTTCGTGGAGGCGCTGAGGGCGGATATTCCCGAACTGCCTGATGACAAGAAGGAGCGCTTCGTTCGCGATCTCGGGCTCTCCGTCTACGATGCTTCGGTGCTCGTATCCGAAAAGGCGATTGCTGACTATTTCGAGGCCGTGGCCGAAGGGCGTGACGGCAAGACGGCGGCGAACTGGGTCATCAACGACTTGCTAGGTGCGTTGAACAAAGCCGGCAAAACCATTGAAGAGACTCCCGTTTCTCCTGCCCAGCTCGGCGGTATCATCGATCTCATCAAAGCCGGGACCATTTCCGGAAAACTAGCCAAGGATCTCTTCGAGATCATCTGGAACGAGGGCGGGGATCCGGCGGAGATCGTCGAGACCCGTGGCATGAAGCAGGTCACCGATACGGGCGCCATCGAGAAGGCGGTAGACGAAATCATCGCCGCCAATCCCGATCAGGTGGAAAAGGCTAAGGCTAAGCCGTCGCTTGCCGGCTGGTTCGTCGGCCAGGTGATGAAGGCCACCGGCGGTAAGGCGAACCCGCAGGCGGTCCAGGCCCTGGTCAAGTCCAAGCTTGGCATCGAGGAATAG
- a CDS encoding GNAT family N-acetyltransferase — protein sequence MFFVRTASDRDLEKVCALLAETWHATYDTFYGVDKVNELTAKWHSIGALRARLHRKNAEFVVADNGRELAGMGYAAMSDTLKKTVILHQLYVLPKYQRHGIGREMFAELETCFPDAELMQLEVEPQNLHALAFYRAHGFSEVGRTASCGDEESGVPALILEKRLS from the coding sequence GTGTTCTTCGTCCGTACGGCAAGCGATCGCGACCTGGAAAAGGTGTGCGCCCTTTTGGCCGAGACATGGCATGCGACCTACGACACCTTCTACGGCGTCGACAAGGTCAATGAATTGACGGCCAAATGGCATTCGATCGGGGCTCTGAGAGCCCGGTTGCATCGGAAGAATGCGGAGTTTGTCGTTGCGGATAATGGCCGCGAACTGGCGGGCATGGGCTACGCCGCGATGTCGGATACCTTGAAAAAGACCGTCATCCTTCACCAGCTTTATGTTCTGCCGAAGTATCAACGGCACGGTATCGGCAGGGAGATGTTCGCAGAGCTTGAGACCTGTTTTCCCGATGCGGAGCTCATGCAGCTCGAAGTCGAACCGCAAAACCTGCATGCCCTGGCATTCTACCGGGCGCATGGGTTCTCCGAAGTCGGCAGGACAGCGAGTTGCGGAGACGAGGAATCCGGCGTGCCCGCGCTCATTCTGGAGAAGCGTCTTTCCTAA
- a CDS encoding NADH:ubiquinone oxidoreductase subunit NDUFA12 has product MKLLLQIFTWWNGQTIGTRFHTWRHGERVGEDEFGNVYYQGGKDSEGRTRRWVIYDGPAEASAIPPGWHGWMHHRTDVSPADEKYAAREWQRPHRPNLTGSPYAYRPKGSLAGRGQRPRVTGDYDAWTPRS; this is encoded by the coding sequence ATGAAACTTCTGCTGCAGATTTTCACCTGGTGGAACGGACAGACGATCGGTACGCGTTTTCACACCTGGCGCCATGGTGAGCGTGTGGGCGAGGACGAATTCGGCAATGTCTATTATCAGGGCGGCAAGGATTCCGAGGGCCGGACGCGCCGTTGGGTGATCTATGACGGTCCCGCCGAGGCATCGGCCATCCCGCCGGGCTGGCACGGCTGGATGCATCATCGTACCGATGTTTCCCCTGCCGACGAAAAATATGCCGCGCGTGAGTGGCAGAGGCCCCATCGCCCGAACCTGACCGGCAGTCCCTATGCCTATCGCCCGAAGGGATCGCTTGCCGGCAGGGGGCAGCGCCCGCGCGTTACCGGTGATTACGACGCCTGGACGCCGCGCTCCTGA
- a CDS encoding DUF2155 domain-containing protein codes for MACSSLQNWIGRTGLALVVALPLISATETAATRLSSPVAIFSGIDKITGRITTFDVYIGETVQFGALQVTPRVCYSRDDTEAPKTTTFVEVDEITLDRKIRRIFTGWMFADSPGLNAVEHPVYDVWLQSCKAKSDLPPPDTAAKQ; via the coding sequence ATGGCGTGTTCCTCTCTGCAGAATTGGATCGGCCGGACGGGGCTTGCTCTTGTCGTGGCCCTGCCTTTGATTTCCGCCACGGAAACGGCGGCCACGCGCCTTTCTAGCCCGGTCGCCATCTTTTCCGGCATCGACAAGATCACCGGCCGCATCACCACGTTTGACGTCTATATCGGCGAAACGGTGCAGTTCGGCGCCCTGCAGGTAACCCCACGCGTGTGCTACAGCCGCGACGACACGGAAGCCCCGAAGACGACAACCTTCGTAGAGGTCGATGAAATCACCCTCGACCGCAAGATTCGCCGTATTTTCACCGGCTGGATGTTTGCCGATAGCCCGGGCCTTAATGCCGTCGAGCACCCCGTCTATGACGTCTGGTTGCAGTCCTGCAAGGCAAAATCCGACCTGCCCCCGCCGGATACAGCGGCGAAGCAATAG
- the aat gene encoding leucyl/phenylalanyl-tRNA--protein transferase, whose amino-acid sequence MKGPRSRQPDITPDMLLRAYSIGLFPMADSADDPELFWVEPEIRGVIPLDRFHVSRSLAKTIRRRPFDIRYDTAFEAVVDGCAAPARDRPTTWINDKIRSLYAALHHMGYAHSVEAWEGNTLVGGLYGVSLGAAFFGESMFSRRRDASKICLVHLVERLRAKGFQLLDTQFTTEHLKSFGAIDVPKAEYEVLLAKAIASPDLAF is encoded by the coding sequence TTGAAAGGGCCGCGCAGCAGACAACCGGACATAACGCCGGACATGCTGTTGCGCGCCTATTCGATCGGCCTGTTTCCCATGGCCGATTCCGCCGATGATCCGGAACTTTTCTGGGTCGAACCGGAAATCCGCGGCGTCATACCGCTGGATCGCTTCCACGTCTCACGCAGTCTTGCCAAGACGATTCGCAGGCGCCCCTTCGACATTCGCTACGACACGGCTTTCGAAGCGGTGGTGGACGGATGTGCAGCACCCGCACGTGACAGGCCGACGACCTGGATCAACGATAAGATCCGCTCTCTTTATGCTGCACTTCACCATATGGGTTATGCCCACAGCGTCGAAGCCTGGGAAGGCAACACGCTTGTCGGCGGCCTCTACGGTGTCTCGCTAGGAGCAGCCTTCTTTGGCGAGAGCATGTTCTCGCGACGCAGGGACGCTTCGAAAATTTGCCTCGTTCACCTCGTGGAGCGGCTCCGCGCAAAGGGCTTCCAGCTCCTTGATACGCAATTTACGACCGAACACCTGAAATCGTTCGGAGCGATCGATGTGCCTAAAGCCGAATATGAAGTTCTGCTCGCGAAGGCGATCGCCTCGCCGGATCTTGCGTTTTAG
- the accC gene encoding acetyl-CoA carboxylase biotin carboxylase subunit yields the protein MISKILIANRGEIALRVLRACKELGIATVAVHSTADSDAMHVRLADESVCIGPPPSRESYLNIHQIVAACEITGADAVHPGYGFLSENAKFADILDAHDITFIGPTAEHIRLMGDKITAKKTAEKLGIPVVPGSDGEVKPENALEVAREIGFPVLIKATAGGGGRGMKVARNEADLEHAVATARTEAAAAFGNDAVYMEKFLGKPRHIEIQVVGDGEGNAIHLGERDCSLQRRHQKVWEEANSPALNVEQRMKIGQICADAMKKLKYRGAGTIEFLYENGEFYFIEMNTRLQVEHPITEAITGIDLVHEQIRVASGAGLSVKQEDVVFSGHAIECRINAEDPRTFVPSPGTITHFHAPGGLGVRVDSGAYQGYRIPPYYDSLIGKLIVHGRTRVECMMRLRRVLDEFVIDGIKTTLPLFQDLINNQDIANGDYDIHWLEHHLATTSA from the coding sequence ATGATCTCGAAAATCCTCATTGCCAATCGCGGCGAAATCGCTCTGCGCGTCCTGCGGGCCTGCAAGGAACTCGGCATTGCAACCGTTGCCGTACATTCGACGGCGGACAGTGACGCGATGCATGTACGGCTGGCAGACGAGAGCGTCTGCATTGGTCCGCCGCCGTCGCGCGAAAGCTACCTGAACATTCACCAGATCGTCGCCGCCTGCGAAATCACCGGCGCTGATGCGGTGCATCCGGGTTACGGATTCCTCTCCGAAAACGCCAAGTTTGCGGACATCCTCGACGCCCATGACATAACCTTCATCGGCCCGACGGCCGAACACATCCGCCTCATGGGTGACAAGATTACCGCCAAGAAGACGGCGGAGAAGCTTGGCATTCCGGTCGTCCCCGGTTCCGACGGCGAAGTAAAGCCCGAGAACGCCCTTGAGGTCGCCCGGGAGATCGGCTTTCCCGTGCTCATCAAAGCCACCGCCGGCGGCGGTGGTCGGGGCATGAAAGTCGCCAGGAACGAAGCCGATCTCGAACATGCCGTGGCGACCGCGCGTACCGAAGCGGCGGCGGCGTTCGGCAATGACGCGGTCTACATGGAGAAATTTCTCGGCAAGCCGCGCCATATCGAAATCCAAGTCGTGGGCGACGGCGAAGGCAATGCGATTCATCTCGGCGAACGCGACTGCTCGTTGCAGCGCCGCCACCAGAAGGTCTGGGAAGAGGCTAATTCTCCCGCTCTCAACGTCGAGCAGCGCATGAAGATCGGACAGATCTGCGCCGACGCGATGAAGAAATTGAAATATCGCGGCGCCGGCACGATCGAGTTCCTTTACGAAAACGGCGAGTTCTATTTCATCGAAATGAACACGCGCCTCCAGGTGGAACATCCGATCACCGAAGCGATTACCGGTATCGACCTCGTGCACGAGCAGATCCGCGTCGCATCCGGCGCCGGGCTTTCGGTCAAGCAGGAAGACGTCGTTTTCTCGGGCCATGCCATCGAATGCCGCATCAACGCCGAGGATCCGCGCACTTTCGTCCCCTCCCCGGGCACGATTACGCATTTCCACGCGCCCGGCGGCCTCGGCGTGCGTGTCGACAGCGGCGCCTACCAAGGCTACCGTATTCCCCCTTATTATGACAGCCTGATCGGCAAGCTGATCGTTCACGGGCGGACACGCGTCGAATGCATGATGCGCCTGCGCCGCGTGCTCGACGAATTCGTCATCGACGGCATCAAGACGACGCTTCCGCTTTTCCAGGACCTGATCAACAATCAGGACATTGCCAACGGTGACTACGACATCCACTGGCTGGAGCACCATCTGGCCACGACATCCGCATAG
- the accB gene encoding acetyl-CoA carboxylase biotin carboxyl carrier protein produces MADKKPSIDQALIRDLANILKDTDLTEIEVEQEDLRIRVSRNGTPVAMPMPAYQASPAVAAAQPATAAQPAPETGRNSKNAVTAPMVGTCYLAPAPGARPFVEVGATVKEGQTILIIEAMKTMNQIPSPRSGKVIEILVQDAAPVEYGEPLIVIE; encoded by the coding sequence ATGGCTGACAAGAAACCGAGTATCGACCAGGCGCTGATCCGCGATCTCGCCAATATCCTCAAGGATACCGACCTGACCGAGATCGAGGTGGAACAGGAAGATCTGCGCATCCGCGTTTCGCGGAACGGCACGCCTGTCGCAATGCCCATGCCCGCCTATCAGGCGTCGCCCGCGGTCGCCGCAGCGCAGCCCGCCACGGCCGCTCAGCCTGCCCCCGAGACCGGACGTAACTCGAAGAACGCAGTAACGGCGCCCATGGTCGGCACCTGCTATCTCGCGCCGGCTCCGGGCGCTCGCCCATTCGTCGAGGTCGGTGCGACGGTCAAGGAAGGTCAGACTATCCTGATCATTGAGGCGATGAAGACGATGAACCAGATTCCGTCTCCTCGCTCCGGCAAGGTTATCGAGATTCTCGTGCAGGACGCCGCCCCGGTCGAATATGGCGAACCCTTGATCGTGATCGAGTAA
- the aroQ gene encoding type II 3-dehydroquinate dehydratase gives MPSTIFVLNGPNLNALGKREPGIYGGQTLADIEAMCKSEGKLLGFEVDFRQSNHEGTLVDWLHEAGDKAAGVAINPAAYGHTSIAMHDAIRAITVPVVELHLSNIHAREEFRHKSMIAPAVKGVICGFGAQSYILALHALKNLTDKSK, from the coding sequence ATGCCCTCGACGATTTTTGTGCTGAATGGCCCAAACCTGAATGCGCTCGGCAAGCGCGAGCCAGGCATTTACGGCGGCCAGACGCTGGCCGACATCGAGGCAATGTGCAAGTCTGAAGGAAAGTTGCTCGGGTTCGAGGTCGACTTCCGGCAGTCGAACCACGAAGGCACGCTGGTCGACTGGCTGCACGAGGCGGGCGACAAGGCCGCCGGCGTTGCCATCAATCCCGCCGCCTACGGACACACCTCGATCGCCATGCACGATGCCATTCGCGCGATCACGGTCCCCGTGGTGGAACTGCATCTTTCCAACATTCATGCGCGTGAGGAATTCCGGCATAAGTCGATGATCGCACCGGCCGTAAAGGGCGTGATATGCGGTTTCGGCGCGCAGAGTTACATTCTGGCGCTGCATGCGCTAAAGAACCTGACAGACAAGTCGAAATAA
- a CDS encoding DsbA family protein, whose translation MTFNRKMIAAGTLIALATGIALPQSAAALDAKQKEEFGAFIKEYLLANPEIMLEVQEALAAKQRAKQQEAAEAAIAENKKAIFQSAYDVTLGNPQGDVTIVEFYDYNCGYCKRALSDMDEILTKDKNVRFVLKELPILGPDSLAAHKVSAAFRLIAPEKYGDFHRALLGGEERATEETAIAVAAKLGVTEEQLRAKMEKEPNDAAVREAYTLANDLGITGTPSYVIGNEAVFGAVGAAEIETKVANMRSCGKTVC comes from the coding sequence ATGACGTTCAACAGGAAGATGATTGCCGCCGGAACGCTGATCGCGCTTGCAACCGGCATCGCCCTGCCCCAGTCGGCCGCAGCGCTTGATGCTAAGCAGAAGGAGGAGTTCGGCGCCTTCATCAAAGAATACCTGCTTGCCAATCCGGAAATCATGCTGGAGGTCCAGGAAGCGCTTGCAGCCAAGCAACGGGCCAAACAGCAGGAAGCAGCCGAGGCGGCGATCGCCGAGAACAAGAAGGCGATCTTCCAGTCCGCTTACGACGTGACGCTGGGCAATCCGCAAGGGGATGTGACGATTGTTGAGTTCTACGACTACAATTGCGGTTATTGCAAACGGGCGCTCTCCGACATGGATGAGATTCTCACCAAGGACAAGAACGTCCGCTTCGTGTTGAAAGAACTGCCGATTCTCGGCCCCGATTCGCTCGCAGCCCACAAGGTCAGCGCCGCGTTTCGGCTGATCGCGCCCGAAAAATACGGAGACTTTCATCGCGCCTTGCTCGGCGGCGAAGAGCGCGCGACGGAGGAAACGGCGATTGCCGTCGCCGCGAAGCTCGGTGTCACCGAAGAGCAACTGCGGGCGAAGATGGAAAAGGAACCGAATGACGCTGCCGTGCGCGAGGCCTATACACTCGCCAACGATCTCGGCATCACCGGCACCCCCTCCTACGTCATCGGCAACGAGGCGGTCTTCGGCGCCGTGGGAGCCGCTGAAATCGAAACGAAGGTCGCAAACATGCGCAGTTGCGGCAAGACCGTCTGCTGA
- a CDS encoding pyridoxal phosphate-dependent aminotransferase, which translates to MVEMSKRSAVEPFHAMDVLAEATRRRDAGHPVISMAVGQPTHPAPKAALEAARRALEHGRLGYTDALGTLSLKTAIARHYHSRHGITLDPQRIAVTTGSSAGFNLAFLALFDPGDWVAIARPGYPAYRNIMAALGLNVIEIEANAETGFTLTPDSLESAAARAGKPLKGVLLASPANPTGTVTGKARLKALANYCRAQSIAFISDEIYHGLTFAGEETTALEVADDAFVINSFSKYYCMTGWRIGWMVLPEGEVRAFERIAQSLYISPPELSQIAAEAALGAHEELDGYKRAYAANRDLLLERLPQIGFSIVSPMDGAFYAYADVSRFTNDSMVFARRMLAEINVAATPGFDFDPLEGHRTMRFSYAGSAAEMAEAMDRITRWLA; encoded by the coding sequence TTGGTAGAGATGTCGAAACGCAGCGCCGTCGAGCCTTTTCACGCCATGGATGTGCTGGCGGAAGCCACGCGGCGCCGTGATGCCGGCCATCCGGTAATCTCGATGGCAGTGGGCCAGCCGACCCATCCCGCCCCGAAGGCCGCTCTCGAGGCGGCGCGGCGCGCGCTCGAGCATGGCCGACTTGGCTATACGGACGCACTCGGCACCCTGTCCCTGAAGACTGCGATTGCACGCCATTACCATAGCCGCCACGGCATCACGCTCGATCCGCAGCGGATTGCGGTCACCACCGGATCGTCGGCCGGCTTCAACCTCGCGTTCCTCGCCCTCTTCGATCCGGGGGACTGGGTCGCCATAGCCCGGCCGGGATATCCAGCTTATCGCAACATCATGGCCGCGCTCGGTTTGAACGTGATCGAGATTGAGGCAAATGCCGAGACCGGCTTCACACTGACGCCCGATAGCCTTGAGAGCGCGGCAGCGCGTGCTGGCAAGCCGCTGAAGGGCGTGCTCCTTGCAAGCCCCGCCAATCCGACCGGAACGGTGACAGGAAAGGCGCGCCTGAAGGCTCTGGCTAACTACTGCCGCGCACAATCGATCGCTTTCATTTCCGACGAGATCTACCATGGCTTGACTTTCGCCGGCGAAGAAACCACCGCCTTGGAAGTTGCCGACGATGCGTTTGTGATCAACTCGTTCTCCAAGTATTATTGCATGACCGGTTGGCGCATCGGCTGGATGGTGCTGCCAGAGGGAGAGGTGCGTGCGTTCGAGCGCATCGCGCAGAGCCTCTACATCTCGCCGCCGGAGCTTTCGCAGATCGCTGCCGAGGCAGCGCTTGGCGCACATGAGGAACTCGACGGCTACAAGAGGGCCTACGCCGCTAACCGGGACCTTTTGCTTGAGCGTCTGCCGCAGATCGGTTTTTCGATCGTCTCGCCGATGGATGGAGCCTTCTACGCCTATGCCGATGTCAGCCGTTTCACGAACGACAGCATGGTCTTCGCCCGTCGAATGCTCGCAGAGATCAATGTCGCCGCGACACCCGGCTTCGACTTCGACCCGCTCGAAGGCCACCGCACAATGCGTTTCTCCTATGCGGGATCCGCGGCCGAGATGGCGGAAGCGATGGACCGGATAACGCGCTGGCTGGCGTAG